One Thermicanus aegyptius DSM 12793 DNA segment encodes these proteins:
- a CDS encoding type 1 glutamine amidotransferase domain-containing protein, with protein sequence MKRVAFLLANEFEDSEMQKPYDAIKAAGHQTVIIGLKKGEKLTGKNKQATYTTDASIDEVKADQFDAVVIPGGSSPENLRLNQQILQFVKDMDSQGKLISAICHGPQILISAGLAKGKTLTCYPPLKDDLINAGANYVDQEVVVDGNYVSSRMPADEPAFIRETLNKLRTLVPQS encoded by the coding sequence ATGAAGAGAGTAGCTTTCCTGCTGGCCAACGAATTTGAGGATTCGGAAATGCAAAAACCGTACGATGCGATCAAAGCGGCCGGCCACCAAACGGTCATTATCGGGCTGAAAAAAGGTGAAAAACTGACAGGCAAGAACAAGCAGGCAACGTATACGACCGATGCTTCCATCGACGAAGTGAAGGCTGACCAATTTGACGCGGTCGTCATTCCGGGCGGATCGTCACCGGAAAATCTGCGTCTCAACCAGCAGATATTACAGTTCGTCAAAGACATGGACAGTCAGGGCAAACTGATTTCGGCGATCTGCCACGGGCCGCAGATCCTGATCAGCGCGGGTCTTGCCAAAGGCAAGACACTGACGTGCTACCCTCCGTTGAAGGATGATCTGATCAATGCGGGCGCCAACTACGTCGATCAGGAGGTGGTCGTCGACGGCAACTACGTTTCGTCGCGGATGCCGGCCGACGAACCGGCGTTCATCCGAGAAACGTTGAACAAACTGCGCACGCTCGTCCCTCAGTCTTGA